A DNA window from Moorella thermoacetica contains the following coding sequences:
- a CDS encoding GspE/PulE family protein: MDSRRRLGDLLIEAGMLTPAQLEQALQEQKRSGERLGKVLIRLGFITEASMLEVLEFQLGIPKVVLADYHLDPEVVRLVPEGLARRYQAIPIRLDGNRLLVAMADPLNLVALDDLRLVTGKEIMPAIAAEKEIEAALSRFWQREPVTSMSEVAAAVAAAESGGRAGGTEGAPAVRLVNSFIQQAIQTRASDIHIEPQEGEVRVRLRVDGLLRELTRLPLGVLSSLISRIKIMAGMDIAEKRLPQDGRFQFTLGKRSVDLRVSSLPTVYGEKIVLRLLDQEAMLLPLDDLGFLPAIKERFESLIHSSYGMLLITGPTGSGKTTTLYATLNILSSPEKNIITIEDPVEYLLPGINQVRVNPKAGLTFASGLRSILRQDPDIIMVGEIRDRETADIAVRAATTGHLVLTTLHTNDAAGAVTRLLDMGVEGYLVNSSLIGVVAQRLVRRICPHCREMYEPEPGSPERAWLPGAERLWRGRGCENCHYTGYTNRTAIQEVLVMNEELRRLVAAKAPATALKEAAVAGGMVPLIDDGLEKARQGITTVSEVLRVSLGGL, translated from the coding sequence ATGGATAGTCGACGACGACTGGGGGACCTGTTGATCGAAGCCGGGATGCTTACCCCGGCCCAGCTGGAACAGGCCCTGCAGGAACAGAAACGCAGCGGGGAGCGCCTGGGTAAGGTTTTAATCCGCCTGGGATTTATCACCGAGGCCAGCATGCTGGAGGTCCTGGAGTTCCAGCTGGGGATCCCCAAGGTGGTCCTGGCTGACTACCACCTGGATCCGGAGGTGGTCCGCCTGGTGCCGGAAGGCCTGGCCCGGCGCTACCAGGCCATCCCCATCCGCCTGGACGGCAACCGCCTCCTGGTGGCCATGGCCGATCCCCTGAACCTCGTGGCCCTGGACGACCTGCGCCTGGTCACCGGCAAGGAGATTATGCCGGCTATAGCCGCCGAGAAGGAAATCGAGGCAGCTTTAAGCCGGTTCTGGCAACGGGAACCCGTTACGAGCATGAGCGAAGTAGCGGCAGCCGTCGCCGCCGCGGAATCTGGCGGGCGCGCCGGCGGCACGGAAGGCGCGCCGGCTGTGCGCCTGGTCAACAGTTTTATCCAGCAGGCCATCCAGACCCGGGCCAGCGACATCCATATAGAGCCCCAGGAGGGGGAGGTCCGGGTGCGCCTGCGGGTAGACGGCCTGCTGCGGGAGTTGACCCGCCTGCCCCTGGGGGTTTTAAGTAGCCTGATCTCCAGGATCAAGATCATGGCCGGCATGGACATCGCCGAAAAACGCTTGCCCCAGGACGGCCGTTTTCAGTTTACCCTGGGTAAACGCAGTGTCGACCTCAGGGTTTCCAGCCTGCCTACTGTTTACGGCGAAAAGATCGTCCTGCGCCTCCTGGACCAGGAGGCCATGCTCCTGCCCCTGGACGACCTGGGATTTTTGCCGGCCATAAAAGAACGCTTTGAGAGTCTCATCCACAGTTCCTACGGCATGCTCCTCATTACCGGTCCCACGGGCAGCGGTAAGACGACGACCCTTTATGCTACTCTTAACATTTTAAGCTCGCCGGAAAAAAATATCATTACCATTGAGGATCCGGTAGAATACCTGCTGCCCGGCATCAATCAGGTGCGGGTTAACCCCAAGGCCGGCCTGACCTTTGCTTCAGGGCTGCGTTCCATCCTGCGTCAGGACCCGGATATCATTATGGTCGGGGAGATTCGCGACCGGGAGACGGCCGATATCGCCGTCCGGGCGGCGACTACCGGTCACCTGGTCTTAACGACCCTGCACACCAATGACGCCGCCGGCGCCGTAACCCGCCTCCTGGATATGGGAGTGGAAGGCTACCTGGTCAATTCCTCCCTTATTGGCGTGGTGGCCCAGCGCCTGGTGCGCCGCATCTGTCCCCATTGCCGGGAGATGTACGAGCCGGAGCCGGGCTCTCCGGAAAGGGCCTGGTTGCCGGGCGCGGAACGGCTCTGGCGCGGCCGGGGTTGCGAAAACTGCCATTATACCGGTTACACCAACCGGACGGCCATCCAGGAGGTCCTGGTCATGAATGAAGAACTCCGGCGCCTGGTAGCCGCCAAGGCGCCGGCTACGGCCCTGAAGGAGGCAGCGGTGGCCGGCGGTATGGTTCCTTTGATTGACGACGGTTTGGAAAAAGCCCGCCAGGGGATCACTACGGTGAGCGAGGTCCTACGCGTTTCCCTGGGAGGTTTGTAA
- a CDS encoding HEPN domain-containing protein: MCHLAIEKGLKAVIAERTGTIPPKIHDLIRLAKLAQVNLGDDKKEFIPILNTPPGGNLARH; this comes from the coding sequence ATGTGCCATCTAGCAATAGAAAAAGGACTTAAAGCAGTTATAGCGGAGCGTACAGGAACCATCCCACCTAAAATTCACGACCTTATCAGGCTAGCCAAATTAGCCCAGGTTAACCTGGGCGATGATAAAAAAGAATTCATTCCAATCTTGAACACTCCTCCGGGCGGTAACCTCGCAAGGCATTAA
- a CDS encoding shikimate kinase produces MPGNIVLIGFMGSGKTTVGRLLARDLGWSFLDTDTMVEERLGLPVKEIFAREGEEFFREVEKEAVARVATARQAVIATGGGAVLCGVNVKLLREGNKVVWLQVRPETALKRAGLDDSRPLLQGREPRDIAALLRRREPYYAFADIYIDTDGKEAAAVAREIKEALKAWLESLT; encoded by the coding sequence ATGCCGGGGAACATCGTCCTGATCGGTTTTATGGGCAGCGGTAAGACGACCGTCGGCCGGCTCCTGGCCCGGGATCTGGGGTGGAGCTTCCTGGACACCGATACCATGGTTGAGGAACGCTTGGGCCTGCCCGTAAAAGAGATCTTTGCCCGGGAAGGGGAGGAGTTTTTCCGGGAAGTAGAAAAAGAAGCCGTCGCCCGGGTGGCGACCGCCCGGCAGGCAGTTATTGCCACCGGCGGGGGGGCGGTCCTTTGCGGGGTCAACGTCAAGTTGCTGCGGGAGGGCAACAAGGTCGTCTGGCTTCAGGTGCGGCCGGAGACGGCCCTCAAACGGGCCGGGCTGGACGACAGCCGTCCCCTACTCCAGGGGCGGGAACCACGGGACATCGCCGCCCTCCTCCGGCGCCGGGAGCCCTATTATGCCTTCGCTGATATCTATATCGATACCGACGGTAAGGAGGCGGCCGCCGTGGCGCGGGAAATAAAGGAGGCTTTAAAGGCGTGGCTGGAGAGCTTAACGTAG
- a CDS encoding shikimate dehydrogenase encodes MIQVKASTGLVALLGHPVQHSLSPLMHNAAFAAGGQNLVYLAFDVKPGDLAAALAGLKALGFRGANVTVPHKEAIIPYLDAVDPVAARIGAVNTIVNEDRCLKGYNTDGSGFLRSLEEAGFDPAGKRAVILGAGGAARAVAFALATAGCGSLVLANRTPERATELAGALAGAGLPAPVVYRLGDAGMRSEVEAADLVLNTTSLGMWPRVEETPLPPDWFRPGQWVYDLVYNPLETKFLAGARRRGCRVISGLDMLLYQGAAAFTLWTGREAPVAVMDRVLREAMGASSGGPAAGR; translated from the coding sequence ATGATACAGGTTAAAGCTTCCACCGGGCTGGTTGCCCTCCTGGGACACCCGGTGCAACACTCCCTTTCGCCTCTTATGCATAATGCCGCCTTTGCGGCCGGCGGCCAGAACCTGGTCTACCTGGCCTTTGATGTTAAACCGGGTGATTTAGCTGCCGCCCTGGCCGGATTAAAGGCCCTGGGTTTCCGCGGGGCCAACGTCACCGTACCCCATAAGGAAGCGATAATCCCCTACCTGGATGCAGTCGACCCGGTAGCAGCCAGGATCGGGGCCGTGAATACTATCGTCAATGAGGACCGGTGCCTGAAAGGCTACAACACCGACGGCAGCGGTTTTTTGCGTTCCCTGGAGGAGGCCGGTTTTGACCCGGCCGGGAAGAGGGCAGTAATCCTGGGTGCAGGTGGCGCCGCCAGGGCGGTGGCCTTCGCCCTGGCGACGGCCGGCTGTGGGAGCCTGGTCCTGGCCAACCGGACCCCGGAACGGGCCACGGAACTGGCCGGTGCCCTGGCAGGAGCCGGCCTGCCGGCGCCCGTAGTTTACCGGCTGGGAGATGCCGGGATGCGGTCCGAAGTGGAGGCCGCCGACCTGGTACTCAATACCACCAGCCTGGGTATGTGGCCCCGGGTCGAAGAAACGCCGCTGCCACCGGACTGGTTCCGGCCCGGACAATGGGTCTACGACCTGGTTTACAACCCCCTGGAAACCAAATTCCTGGCAGGTGCCCGGCGCCGGGGCTGCCGGGTGATCTCCGGCCTGGATATGCTCCTCTACCAGGGGGCCGCGGCCTTTACTCTCTGGACGGGCCGCGAAGCCCCGGTAGCAGTCATGGACAGGGTCCTCCGGGAGGCCATGGGGGCGAGTTCAGGCGGGCCTGCTGCCGGCCGGTGA
- the aroB gene encoding 3-dehydroquinate synthase, translated as MAGELNVDLGERTYKIHCGSGLLPVAGSILRNLNLAAPCLVVSNATVAGLYWPVLESSLKAGGFNPHLALVPDGEEAKTLQVAASLYDSALAAGIERQAAVIALGGGVVGDVSGFIAATWLRGVPFIQVPTTLLAQVDSSVGGKVAVNHPGGKNLIGAFYQPLAVIADLDTLTTLPPREIRAGLAEVIKYGVIGDASFFAYLEEHLEGALAGDKEVLETIVLRSCAMKAAVVARDERESGLRAVLNFGHTVGHAVEAVTGFTAYRHGEAVAMGMVAAARLAVRRGMFSMEETGRLVRLLARAGLPVTLPDLDPATFRAALGHDKKIRQGQLRMVLPESLGRVRLVPVSIEEIAAVVENGAAAEG; from the coding sequence GTGGCTGGAGAGCTTAACGTAGACCTGGGCGAGCGAACTTATAAAATCCACTGCGGCTCCGGATTGCTGCCGGTGGCAGGTTCCATCTTGCGTAATCTTAATCTGGCAGCCCCCTGCCTGGTGGTAAGCAATGCCACTGTGGCCGGGCTCTACTGGCCTGTGCTGGAATCCAGCCTGAAGGCCGGAGGCTTTAACCCCCACCTGGCCCTGGTACCCGATGGAGAAGAGGCCAAAACCCTTCAGGTGGCAGCTAGCCTCTACGACTCCGCCCTGGCCGCCGGGATCGAGCGCCAGGCCGCCGTCATCGCCCTGGGCGGCGGAGTGGTGGGCGATGTCTCCGGGTTTATAGCCGCCACCTGGCTGCGGGGGGTTCCTTTCATCCAGGTGCCCACCACCCTCCTGGCCCAGGTGGATTCCAGCGTCGGCGGCAAGGTGGCCGTCAACCACCCCGGCGGCAAAAACCTCATCGGCGCCTTTTACCAGCCGCTGGCCGTTATCGCCGATCTGGATACCCTGACCACCCTGCCGCCGCGGGAGATCCGGGCCGGCCTGGCTGAGGTCATCAAGTACGGGGTAATCGGCGACGCCAGCTTTTTTGCTTATTTAGAAGAGCACCTGGAGGGAGCCCTGGCCGGGGATAAGGAAGTCCTGGAAACCATCGTCCTGCGTAGCTGCGCCATGAAGGCGGCGGTGGTGGCCAGGGACGAGCGGGAAAGCGGCCTGCGGGCCGTCCTGAACTTCGGGCATACAGTCGGTCATGCCGTTGAGGCCGTTACCGGTTTTACCGCCTACCGCCACGGTGAGGCGGTGGCCATGGGTATGGTGGCCGCCGCCCGCCTGGCCGTCCGGCGGGGTATGTTTTCTATGGAAGAGACCGGGCGGCTGGTGCGCCTTTTAGCAAGGGCCGGCCTGCCGGTGACCCTGCCGGACCTCGATCCGGCAACCTTCCGGGCGGCCCTGGGCCACGACAAAAAGATCCGCCAGGGCCAGCTGCGGATGGTCCTGCCGGAAAGCCTGGGCCGGGTGCGTCTTGTCCCCGTCAGTATCGAGGAAATCGCGGCGGTGGTTGAAAACGGTGCGGCAGCGGAGGGGTGA
- a CDS encoding nucleotidyltransferase domain-containing protein, with protein MRKIISSRIDKAIKEFCELLKQQLGGKLLATRLFGSVARGTATPESDIDILVVVKNEDKLTREIVIEAAVDINLKYDVVISPIIMSAARYSGPLFQETFFYKSIQEEGIPL; from the coding sequence ATGAGGAAGATTATATCCAGCAGGATAGATAAGGCTATCAAAGAGTTTTGCGAGCTCTTGAAGCAACAGTTGGGTGGAAAACTTCTAGCAACTCGCCTGTTTGGTTCGGTAGCCCGGGGTACTGCTACACCTGAGTCGGATATTGATATTCTTGTCGTTGTAAAAAACGAGGATAAGCTTACCAGGGAAATAGTAATCGAAGCAGCAGTAGATATAAATTTAAAGTATGACGTTGTAATCTCACCAATAATCATGTCAGCGGCGCGTTATTCAGGTCCACTATTCCAGGAGACTTTTTTTTATAAGTCCATCCAGGAAGAGGGGATACCTCTGTGA
- a CDS encoding recombinase family protein, with the protein MKAVIYARVSTQDQALGFSLATQKELCEKKARALGALEVEVVEDAYTGTELNRPSLDYVRQLVAAGKVDLVVVYDPDRLSRNLTDLLILCREFDKAGVRLEFVNFDWQKTPQGMLFLQMRGAFAEFEHALIKERTQRGKAKKAASGKIRCYAKPFGYDWDAERDTLVINPQEAAIVKQMFEWLTDPLEPLTPWQITQKLGQVYPQGPRGKGWVHSSVVRMLKNPVYTGRLRRKDEQPDWKPVLVPAIIDQETFMRAQEMLARSKRFNPKTTRRRFLLQRLLVCGECGRRLTVVTHNNPQRAKYSYYTCPGRYPTKFDDQGRVGRCGLPPWRTEEIDKTVWDTIASIIKNPELFYQYITSEKLETASIPRRRLEEARKRLEQVQRVIERIDRAYFILEALPEEDYKRYRAEQEGELVRIEEDIKRLEAVINAQEQVQKGVEFLRQYAENLARSVDELNFFQKQNITRELVQRVKIYADGSLEIEGYFNIPFTGPGKNVSDHCEEPTTLTTQKNLKEPLSSSVLTCTHRKKGHPKVTEGIIHLTILAV; encoded by the coding sequence ATGAAAGCCGTGATATATGCTAGGGTAAGCACCCAGGACCAGGCTCTCGGTTTTTCCCTGGCCACCCAGAAAGAACTCTGCGAGAAGAAGGCCAGGGCTTTAGGGGCTTTAGAAGTCGAAGTTGTTGAAGACGCTTACACCGGGACGGAATTGAACCGCCCTAGCCTGGATTATGTGAGGCAGCTCGTAGCTGCCGGGAAAGTGGACCTTGTAGTTGTATATGACCCCGACAGGCTTTCCCGCAACCTTACAGATTTGCTCATCCTTTGCCGGGAATTTGATAAGGCAGGAGTAAGGCTGGAGTTTGTTAATTTTGACTGGCAAAAGACGCCCCAGGGGATGCTCTTCTTGCAGATGCGGGGGGCCTTTGCCGAATTCGAGCATGCGCTCATCAAGGAGCGTACCCAGAGGGGCAAGGCCAAAAAAGCGGCCAGCGGCAAGATCCGCTGCTACGCCAAGCCTTTTGGTTACGACTGGGACGCCGAGAGGGATACCCTGGTAATTAATCCCCAGGAAGCCGCAATCGTCAAGCAGATGTTTGAGTGGCTAACGGATCCCCTGGAACCCTTAACTCCCTGGCAGATTACCCAGAAGCTGGGCCAGGTGTATCCCCAGGGTCCCAGGGGCAAGGGGTGGGTCCACTCTTCGGTGGTACGGATGCTGAAAAATCCCGTATATACAGGCCGGTTGAGGCGCAAGGATGAGCAGCCTGATTGGAAACCGGTCCTTGTGCCGGCCATAATTGACCAGGAAACCTTTATGAGAGCCCAGGAGATGCTTGCCAGGTCCAAGCGTTTCAACCCTAAGACTACCAGGAGAAGATTCCTGTTGCAGCGGTTGCTGGTATGCGGGGAGTGCGGGCGGAGGCTTACAGTCGTCACCCATAACAATCCCCAGAGGGCGAAGTATAGCTATTATACCTGTCCCGGGCGTTACCCTACCAAGTTTGACGACCAGGGCCGGGTAGGCAGATGCGGGCTCCCACCCTGGCGGACGGAAGAAATAGATAAGACAGTATGGGATACTATAGCTTCCATAATTAAGAACCCGGAGCTTTTCTACCAGTATATTACCAGCGAAAAGCTTGAAACAGCCAGCATTCCCCGGAGGCGCCTGGAGGAAGCGCGGAAGAGGCTAGAGCAGGTGCAACGGGTGATCGAGCGGATTGACCGGGCCTATTTTATCCTGGAGGCGTTGCCCGAAGAAGACTACAAGCGTTACCGGGCGGAACAAGAAGGAGAGCTAGTAAGAATAGAAGAAGATATCAAGAGGCTTGAAGCCGTAATTAACGCCCAGGAACAAGTGCAAAAAGGCGTAGAATTCCTGCGCCAGTACGCTGAAAACCTGGCAAGGTCGGTGGATGAACTAAACTTTTTTCAAAAGCAGAATATCACCCGCGAGCTAGTGCAGAGGGTAAAAATATATGCTGACGGCAGCCTGGAGATAGAAGGGTACTTTAACATCCCCTTTACCGGGCCGGGTAAAAATGTTTCGGATCATTGCGAAGAACCTACAACATTAACCACACAGAAAAACTTAAAAGAACCACTTTCAAGTAGTGTTTTAACTTGCACACATCGAAAAAAAGGCCATCCAAAAGTTACTGAAGGAATTATCCATCTGACGATTTTAGCTGTATAA
- a CDS encoding type IV pilus twitching motility protein PilT has product MLDIETILVAAAAAGASDVHISVGLPPVFRVHGELQVQRQWDPLDLEMTARLVRPIVGDKWEVFQEQGEIDLAYSLPGVSRFRVNVFHQRGSVGAAIRLIPREIPSLESLGLPPVVAELAGRQHGLILVTGPTGSGKSTTLAAMVDKINRERSCHIITLEDPIEYLHQHRRSIVNQREVGSDTRSFASALRAALRQDPDVILVGEMRDLETIATAITAAETGHLVLATLHTSSAVQSVDRIIDVFPPHQQGQVRIQLADTLEGVITQQLLPRADRKGRVAAVEVLIATPAVKNLIREGKTHQIVSTMQTGARYGMQTMEMALRQLITRGVIFEEGLNIG; this is encoded by the coding sequence ATGCTCGATATCGAAACAATCCTGGTAGCGGCTGCCGCCGCCGGTGCCTCCGACGTCCATATCTCTGTTGGGCTACCGCCGGTTTTCCGGGTGCACGGCGAACTCCAGGTCCAGCGCCAGTGGGACCCCCTGGATTTGGAGATGACAGCCCGCCTGGTACGGCCTATAGTGGGCGATAAGTGGGAGGTATTTCAGGAGCAAGGTGAAATCGATCTGGCTTACTCCCTGCCCGGTGTAAGCCGTTTCCGGGTCAATGTCTTTCACCAGCGGGGGAGCGTCGGGGCGGCCATCCGCCTTATCCCCAGGGAGATACCCAGCCTGGAGTCCCTGGGTTTACCGCCGGTGGTGGCCGAACTGGCGGGCAGACAGCACGGCCTGATCCTGGTGACGGGGCCGACGGGCAGCGGTAAATCCACCACCCTGGCGGCCATGGTGGATAAAATCAACCGGGAGCGGAGCTGTCACATCATCACCCTGGAAGACCCCATTGAGTACTTGCACCAGCACCGCCGCAGCATAGTCAACCAGCGGGAAGTGGGTTCTGATACCAGGTCCTTTGCCAGCGCCCTGCGGGCCGCCCTGCGTCAGGACCCCGACGTTATCCTGGTCGGGGAGATGCGCGACCTGGAAACCATCGCCACGGCCATTACGGCTGCCGAAACAGGTCACCTGGTCCTGGCGACTTTGCACACCAGCAGTGCCGTCCAGAGTGTGGATCGGATCATTGACGTTTTCCCGCCCCACCAGCAGGGGCAGGTACGGATCCAGCTTGCCGACACCCTGGAAGGGGTGATCACCCAGCAGCTTTTACCGCGGGCCGACAGGAAGGGCCGGGTGGCGGCTGTAGAAGTGTTGATAGCCACCCCGGCAGTGAAGAATCTCATCCGCGAGGGTAAAACCCATCAAATCGTTTCCACTATGCAGACCGGAGCCCGCTACGGGATGCAGACCATGGAGATGGCGCTGCGGCAACTGATCACCCGGGGAGTAATTTTTGAGGAAGGTTTAAATATTGGTTAA
- a CDS encoding endonuclease III domain-containing protein: protein MQQEKKAAGGPGGPQTAGPDVPGGTTARLMEIFNRLYRYFGPRHWWPAETPFEVIVGAILTQNVAWKNVEKAIANLKAAGLLSPEAMARATIEELEPHIRPTGYYRVKAKKLKAFMNYLQERYNGSLEAMFARPLEELRPEVLGVFGIGPETADAILCYAGNYPIMVMDAYTRRVFSRLGFFGARASYQDMQDFFMVHLPRDNRLYNEYHALIDGLANRICLKKAPACLSCPLAGLCPRIGLEETGKSKSEDSPGTG, encoded by the coding sequence TTGCAGCAGGAAAAAAAGGCCGCCGGTGGCCCTGGCGGCCCGCAAACGGCCGGGCCGGACGTACCAGGAGGGACGACAGCCCGGCTGATGGAGATATTTAACCGCCTCTACCGGTATTTTGGTCCCCGGCACTGGTGGCCGGCCGAGACGCCCTTCGAGGTTATTGTCGGGGCCATCCTCACCCAGAATGTAGCCTGGAAAAATGTAGAAAAGGCCATTGCCAACCTCAAGGCCGCCGGGCTCCTTTCCCCTGAGGCCATGGCCAGGGCCACAATAGAAGAGCTGGAACCTCATATCCGGCCGACCGGTTACTACCGGGTGAAGGCGAAAAAGCTCAAGGCCTTTATGAATTACCTCCAGGAACGGTACAACGGCTCCCTGGAGGCCATGTTTGCCCGGCCCTTGGAAGAATTACGGCCCGAGGTCCTGGGCGTTTTTGGTATTGGCCCGGAAACGGCCGATGCCATCCTTTGCTATGCCGGTAACTATCCGATCATGGTCATGGACGCCTACACCCGCCGGGTCTTTTCCCGCCTGGGATTCTTCGGGGCCAGGGCTTCCTACCAGGATATGCAGGACTTCTTTATGGTCCACCTGCCCCGGGATAACCGTCTTTACAATGAGTACCACGCCCTGATTGACGGTCTGGCCAACCGTATCTGCCTGAAAAAAGCGCCTGCCTGCTTAAGCTGCCCTCTGGCCGGGCTCTGCCCCCGCATTGGCCTTGAGGAGACGGGGAAAAGTAAGTCTGAAGACTCTCCGGGTACGGGATGA
- a CDS encoding YqeG family HAD IIIA-type phosphatase: protein MIRLLQPDLYVRSLCDIPLAHLKARGIRGLIIDLDNTVTEWGRATLDRGVRRWFADLKEEGIRACLVSNNRSGRVKKVADALGIPGISRAGKPRRRAFRQAMAVMETEAGSTAVIGDQVFTDILGGNRLGLYTVLVMPINSREFIGTRMMRHVERLFTRHLPVADLSGYDKRP, encoded by the coding sequence ATGATCAGACTTCTCCAACCGGATCTCTATGTGCGTTCCCTGTGCGATATACCCCTGGCCCATTTAAAAGCCAGGGGCATCCGGGGCTTGATTATTGACCTGGATAATACAGTCACTGAATGGGGCCGGGCCACCCTGGACCGGGGAGTACGCCGCTGGTTTGCGGATTTAAAGGAGGAGGGCATCAGGGCCTGCCTGGTCTCAAATAATCGCAGTGGCCGGGTGAAGAAAGTGGCTGATGCCCTGGGGATACCAGGGATTTCCCGGGCGGGAAAGCCCCGGCGCCGGGCCTTTCGCCAGGCCATGGCCGTCATGGAGACAGAGGCCGGCAGTACCGCCGTCATTGGCGACCAGGTCTTTACCGATATCCTGGGGGGCAACCGCCTGGGCTTATATACGGTGCTGGTGATGCCCATCAACAGCCGCGAGTTTATCGGCACCAGAATGATGCGCCATGTGGAGAGGTTATTCACCCGGCACCTACCGGTTGCCGATTTAAGCGGCTACGATAAACGCCCGTAG
- a CDS encoding DUF3854 domain-containing protein — protein sequence MQVGQLAVAEGNVFKGSLAHPHAAAEVVGAQGATSWKPVVPVVMELGAKEVVIAYDRDKETNKEVARGKRMLVAELKKLGITVRDTIWRAKSKEEKGIDDALVAGLDIRVI from the coding sequence GTGCAGGTGGGCCAACTGGCCGTTGCTGAGGGTAATGTGTTTAAAGGCTCCCTCGCTCACCCTCATGCAGCTGCAGAGGTAGTCGGCGCCCAGGGCGCCACCTCCTGGAAACCGGTGGTCCCGGTGGTGATGGAACTGGGGGCAAAAGAAGTAGTTATCGCCTACGACAGGGACAAGGAAACAAATAAAGAAGTGGCCAGGGGTAAAAGAATGCTGGTGGCAGAATTAAAGAAATTGGGCATAACGGTACGGGATACGATATGGAGAGCCAAGTCGAAAGAAGAAAAAGGGATAGATGACGCCCTGGTGGCCGGATTAGATATAAGGGTCATTTGA
- a CDS encoding HEPN domain-containing protein has product MSIDLCRWRLEKAERTFKEGEQLLDVGFYNGAINRFYYAAFHAVRALLALKKLDSAKHSGVISLFNREYVKTGVISKEASKTLSTIFAMRSEADYDDFKSFSLQEAADARKAVRSLIDEVSAYLAGIS; this is encoded by the coding sequence GTGAGTATAGATTTATGCCGGTGGCGGCTGGAAAAAGCCGAGAGGACCTTCAAAGAAGGAGAACAGCTATTAGATGTGGGATTTTACAATGGTGCTATTAACCGCTTTTATTATGCAGCATTTCATGCTGTGAGGGCATTACTGGCCCTTAAAAAGCTAGATTCAGCCAAACATAGCGGCGTTATTTCATTGTTTAACCGTGAATATGTGAAAACTGGAGTAATAAGTAAAGAAGCGAGTAAAACCCTGTCTACGATTTTTGCCATGCGTTCCGAGGCTGATTATGACGACTTTAAGAGTTTCAGCCTTCAAGAAGCTGCGGATGCGAGAAAAGCTGTCCGGTCTTTAATCGACGAGGTGTCCGCATATTTGGCGGGTATATCTTAA
- the aroC gene encoding chorismate synthase, with amino-acid sequence MLRYLTAGESHGRGLSVIVEGLPAGVPLTDGDINTWLTRRQGGYGRGGRMAIERDQAEILAGVRGGLTLGSPIALFIANRDWENWQEIMAPGPEARAARVVTRPRPGHADLAGGLKYHQADLRNILERASARETAARVAAGAVAAVLLKELAIELAFHVVRIGPVEVREQVDWEAACRAVESPVYCADPEAGRAMVAAIEEARQQGDTLGGVVEVLARGVPAGLGSHVHWDRRLDGRLAQALMSIPAIKGVEIGAGFRVAALPGSRAHDAIAYRKGQGFYHPTNRAGGLEGGLTNGETLVLRAAMKPIPTLMHPLPSVDLVTKQPATASIERSDVCAVPAAAVVAAAAVAWVLAGAILEQFGGNYLPVIQERLAAYRQYLQEI; translated from the coding sequence ATGCTGCGCTATCTGACTGCCGGGGAATCCCACGGCCGGGGCCTGAGCGTCATTGTCGAAGGGCTGCCGGCCGGGGTGCCCCTGACAGATGGAGACATAAATACCTGGCTGACCCGCCGCCAGGGGGGATATGGCCGCGGCGGCCGCATGGCCATTGAACGGGATCAGGCCGAGATCCTGGCCGGGGTGCGCGGTGGCCTGACCCTGGGCAGTCCTATAGCCCTCTTCATCGCCAACCGGGACTGGGAGAACTGGCAGGAGATCATGGCCCCGGGACCGGAAGCCAGGGCCGCCCGGGTAGTAACCCGACCGCGGCCGGGACATGCCGACCTGGCGGGAGGATTGAAATACCACCAGGCGGACCTGCGCAATATCCTGGAGCGGGCCAGCGCCCGGGAAACGGCGGCCAGGGTGGCCGCCGGGGCGGTGGCGGCAGTGCTGCTCAAAGAATTAGCCATTGAACTGGCCTTCCACGTCGTGCGGATCGGGCCCGTAGAGGTCCGGGAGCAGGTGGATTGGGAGGCCGCCTGCCGGGCCGTCGAGTCACCGGTCTACTGCGCTGACCCGGAAGCGGGCCGGGCCATGGTGGCGGCCATTGAAGAAGCACGACAGCAGGGAGATACCCTGGGAGGGGTAGTCGAGGTCCTGGCCCGGGGCGTTCCTGCCGGCCTGGGCAGTCATGTCCACTGGGACCGGCGCCTGGACGGCCGCCTGGCCCAGGCGCTCATGAGCATCCCGGCCATCAAAGGAGTTGAGATCGGCGCCGGCTTCAGGGTGGCTGCCCTGCCGGGGAGCCGGGCCCACGACGCCATTGCCTACCGCAAGGGGCAGGGCTTCTATCATCCTACCAACCGGGCCGGCGGCCTGGAAGGCGGCCTGACCAATGGCGAAACCCTCGTCCTGCGAGCAGCCATGAAACCCATTCCCACCCTAATGCACCCACTGCCCAGCGTCGATTTGGTCACCAAACAACCGGCGACAGCCAGCATCGAGCGTTCCGATGTCTGCGCCGTTCCGGCGGCGGCGGTGGTAGCCGCGGCAGCGGTGGCCTGGGTCCTGGCCGGGGCTATACTGGAACAATTCGGGGGCAACTATTTACCGGTCATCCAGGAACGCCTGGCTGCCTACCGGCAGTACCTGCAGGAAATTTGA